The following proteins come from a genomic window of Nicotiana tomentosiformis chromosome 12, ASM39032v3, whole genome shotgun sequence:
- the LOC104109119 gene encoding uncharacterized protein C6G9.01c produces MPKKSNSKKPKPVDATASPVVEKLKPTPSSKPKKSGNEIDEIFAGKKRKKPEQLEKSKSSGDSITEPKKLKKSKDKSSNSRVPNVLSEPPRRQRKKTADGLTIYTEEELGLGKSDGGGTSLCPFDCDCCF; encoded by the coding sequence ATGCCAAAAAAGAGTAATTCTAAGAAGCCTAAACCAGTGGATGCAACAGCAAGTCCTGTTGTAGAAAAGTTGAAACCAACTCCTTCTTCTAAACCAAAAAAATCAGGCAATGAAATCGACGAAATATTTGCTGGAAAAAAGAGGAAGAAACCGGAACAACTAGAAAAATCAAAATCAAGCGGAGATTCCATTACAGAGCCAAAAAAGCTGAAGAAAAGCAAAGATAAAAGTAGTAATAGTAGAGTTCCTAACGTGTTATCTGAGCCGCCACGTCGACAGAGGAAAAAGACGGCGGATGGGTTAACGATATACACGGAAGAGGAGTTGGGTTTGGGAAAGTCCGATGGTGGAGGTACCTCACTTTGCCCATTTGATTGTGACTGTTGTTTTTAG
- the LOC104109121 gene encoding serine hydroxymethyltransferase 3, chloroplastic-like, which translates to MEACCGAAVMGSFIQQPVWVKGSAFPLKGEMIKLNGMVKLCSVKPCGASQLEGSLVTGRRPSSVSVPIPEMAGAGSSFIDYELAEADPEVRGIIDKEKERQFRSLELIASENFTSRAVMEAVGSCLTNKYSEGLPGKRYYGGNEYIDELEILCQERALAAFNLDGKQWGVNVQPLSGSPANFEVYTAILNPHDRIMGLDLPHGGHLSHGFMTPKRRVSGTSIYFESMPYRLDESSGLVDYEMLEKTAILFRPKLIIAGASAYPRDFDYPRMRKIADAVGAFLMMDMAHISGLVATSVVANPFEYCDIVTTTTHKSLRGPRGGMIFFKKDPILGVDLETAINNAVFPGLQGGPHNHTIGGLAVCLKYAKSPDFKAYQHKVVSNCRALASRLTELGYKLVSGGTDNHLVLVDLRPLGTDGARVEKILDMASITLNKNSVPGDKSALVPGGIRIGSPAMTTRGFSEKEFVTVADFINEGVQITLEAKKLVSGSKLQDFLKFVTSPEFPLIDKVLNLQRRVEALTTQYPLPGL; encoded by the exons ATGGAGGCTTGCTGTGGAGCTGCAGTGATGGGTTCTTTTATTCAGCAACCTGTGTGGGTTAAAGGATCAGCTTTTCCTTTAAAAGGTGAAATGATAAAATTAAATGGGATGGTTAAATTATGCTCTGTTAAGCCTTGCGGAGCCTCTCAACTTGAAGGGAGCTTGGTCACAGGAAGGCGTCCTTCTTCTGTTTCTGTTCCTATCCCAGAAATGGCAG GTGCTGGGAGCAGCTTTATAGACTATGAATTGGCTGAAGCTGATCCTGAAGTTCGTGGTATTATTGACAAAGAGAAGGAACGCCAATTTCGGAGCTTAGAGCTTATTGCCTCTGAGAATTTCACATCTCGAGCAGTGATGGAGGCAGTGGGTTCTTGCCTTACAAACAAATACTCCGAAGGACTACCAGGCAAAAG ATATTATGGTGGAAACGAGTACATTGACGAGTTAGAAATACTCTGTCAAGAGAGGGCTTTGGCAGCCTTTAACTTAGATGGAAAACAGTGGGGTGTCAATGTTCAACCACTATCTGGCTCTCCAGCAAATTTTGAAGTTTATACAGCAATTCTTAATCCACATGACCGGATCATG GGATTGGACTTACCTCATGGAGGTCATTTGTCCCATGGATTTATGACTCCTAAAAGACGAGTTTCAGGCACATCTATTTACTTTGAATCCATGCCTTATCGGCTTGATGAATCTTCAG GACTTGTTGATTATGAAATGCTTGAGAAAACGGCAatcctttttcggccaaaacttATTATTGCCGGTGCTAGTGCATATCCCCGAGATTTTGATTATCCTCGTATGAGAAAG ATAGCAGATGCTGTTGGAGCCTTTCTCATGATGGATATGGCTCACATTAGTGGGCTTGTTGCCACCTCTGTAGTTGCTAATCCATTTGAATACTGTGACATTGTTACAACGACTACTCACAAG TCTCTGAGAGGTCCTAGAGGAGGAATGATATTCTTCAAGAAAGATCCCATTCTAGGTGTTGATTTGGAAACTGCCATCAACAATGCTGTTTTTCCTGGGTTGCAG GGTGGCCCGCATAATCACACAATTGGAGGATTAGCTGTTTGCTTGAAGTATGCCAAATCACCTGATTTCAAGGCTTATCAGCACAAG GTGGTCTCTAACTGTAGAGCTCTTGCAAGCCGGTTAACGGAGTTGGGGTACAAGCTGGTTTCTGGAGGAACTGACAATCATTTGGTTCTAGTGGATCTCAGGCCCTTA GGTACTGATGGTGCTAGAGTGGAGAAAATACTTGACATGGCATCAATCACGCTCAATAAGAATTCAGTACCCG GTGATAAAAGTGCACTAGTGCCTGGTGGTATACGCATAGGTTCACCTGCAATGACCACTCGAGGTTTCTCTGAGAAGGAATTTGTAACAGTTGCAGACTTCATTAATGAGGGTGTGCAGATAACTCTTGAGGCCAAGAAGTTAGTCTCTGGTTCAAAGCTTCAAGATTTCTTGAAGTTTGTTACTTCACCGGAGTTCCCTTTGATCGATAAGGTGTTAAATTTGCAAAGAAGAGTTGAAGCTTTGACAACCCAATACCCATTGCCCGGCTTGTGA